Proteins encoded by one window of Thermoflexus sp.:
- a CDS encoding inositol monophosphatase family protein — translation MGSSGAHLEVWLLAAIEAALAGGAVLRACWPMSRQVHEKGFRDWVTSADLAAQEAILTVIRRHGPEHRILAEEGDHGPAGVDIEEGPVWVVDPLDGTTNFARRFPCFSVSVGLLVDGEPVVGAIYDPLKDMLFTGARGRGAFLNGKPIRVSETERLEQALIGLDWGHQNETRERILGWLSRLAVRCQTVRAIGSAALGMAYVAAGWLDFYFHFALQPWDVAAAAVIVREAGGTIYQPDGAPWSFRSSAAVVSNGRLERAVWAAMGM, via the coding sequence GTGGGTTCCTCCGGCGCTCATCTCGAAGTCTGGTTGCTCGCGGCCATCGAGGCCGCGCTGGCTGGCGGAGCGGTCCTTCGCGCCTGCTGGCCGATGTCCCGCCAGGTGCATGAGAAAGGGTTTCGGGATTGGGTGACCTCCGCGGATCTGGCGGCCCAGGAGGCGATCTTGACGGTTATCCGGCGCCATGGTCCGGAACATCGGATCCTGGCAGAGGAGGGAGATCACGGGCCAGCGGGCGTAGATATAGAGGAAGGGCCTGTTTGGGTTGTCGATCCCCTGGATGGGACCACAAACTTTGCCCGACGGTTTCCGTGCTTTTCGGTATCGGTCGGGCTGCTGGTGGATGGCGAGCCCGTGGTGGGGGCCATCTATGATCCGCTGAAGGATATGCTGTTCACGGGGGCGCGAGGACGCGGCGCCTTCCTGAACGGAAAGCCGATCCGGGTGAGCGAGACGGAGCGGTTAGAGCAGGCGCTGATCGGGTTGGATTGGGGACACCAGAATGAGACGCGAGAGCGAATCTTGGGGTGGCTCAGCCGGCTGGCGGTGCGCTGTCAAACCGTTCGCGCCATCGGATCCGCGGCCCTGGGGATGGCCTATGTGGCGGCCGGATGGCTCGATTTCTATTTTCACTTTGCGCTGCAACCATGGGATGTGGCTGCAGCTGCAGTGATCGTTCGCGAGGCAGGAGGAACCATTTATCAACCGGATGGCGCGCCGTGGTCCTTCCGAAGCTCCGCCGCCGTGGTGAGCAATGGGCGGCTGGAGCGCGCGGTCTGGGCCGCTATGGGGATGTAA
- a CDS encoding extracellular solute-binding protein has protein sequence MLVLWHALDPERAVALARLTEAYMAEHPNIAIYIEAFPSTQELLNRLQRPSERGPDLVLIPAEVVPELWEAGRLVPLRPWLEDPQYGLSAEEREDLLAPVTPGSVPFLRDGLIMYADEDRLLESGFEQPPTDWGGIHQVCMRGALDLNGDGRPDTAGWIAPRDAHVLQGWLAQRSVADLKGWVEDLAFMLRVECGRLMDPPSALQAFLEGETVILFGPTRWLPILEREAEAGRLRFRLALAPLPGPSGQGRAILPGWGWDLAITARDPEQQMAAWRFLHWAVGVEAQTRWAQDARSIPVRRAAAMRLRQLTGAEARLGMLLRWALQGYWEEPAAGQSALDRLNEAIQLLEGGADVSVILDRLPRP, from the coding sequence TTGCTTGTCCTGTGGCATGCCCTGGACCCCGAGCGGGCTGTTGCCCTGGCCCGGCTCACAGAGGCCTATATGGCGGAGCATCCCAACATCGCGATCTATATCGAGGCGTTCCCCTCGACTCAAGAGCTGCTCAACCGGCTACAGCGGCCATCGGAGCGAGGGCCGGACCTGGTCCTGATTCCGGCGGAGGTGGTGCCGGAGCTGTGGGAGGCCGGGCGGCTGGTTCCTCTTCGCCCATGGCTGGAGGATCCGCAGTATGGGCTATCGGCGGAGGAGCGGGAGGATCTGCTGGCTCCGGTGACCCCCGGCTCCGTTCCATTCCTGCGGGATGGGCTCATTATGTATGCGGATGAGGATCGATTGCTGGAATCCGGTTTTGAGCAACCTCCGACGGATTGGGGAGGGATTCATCAGGTGTGCATGCGGGGAGCGCTGGATCTGAATGGGGATGGGCGTCCGGATACGGCGGGCTGGATCGCCCCGCGGGATGCGCATGTGCTCCAGGGGTGGCTGGCCCAGCGTTCCGTAGCGGATCTGAAGGGATGGGTCGAAGACCTGGCCTTCATGCTGAGGGTGGAATGCGGCCGCCTGATGGATCCCCCATCCGCGTTACAGGCTTTTCTGGAAGGCGAGACCGTGATCCTGTTCGGCCCTACGCGCTGGCTTCCTATCCTGGAGCGGGAGGCCGAAGCCGGGCGGTTAAGGTTCCGGCTGGCCCTGGCTCCCCTGCCCGGCCCATCCGGGCAGGGGAGGGCGATCCTGCCCGGATGGGGATGGGATCTGGCGATCACCGCCCGGGATCCGGAGCAACAAATGGCGGCATGGCGGTTCCTGCACTGGGCCGTGGGGGTCGAGGCGCAGACCCGTTGGGCACAGGATGCGCGATCGATCCCCGTTCGCCGCGCGGCCGCCATGCGATTGCGCCAGCTCACGGGCGCGGAGGCCCGGCTGGGTATGCTGCTCCGCTGGGCGCTCCAGGGATACTGGGAGGAACCTGCAGCGGGGCAAAGTGCGCTGGATCGCCTGAATGAGGCGATCCAGCTGCTGGAAGGCGGAGCCGATGTGTCGGTCATCCTGGACCGATTGCCGCGTCCATAA